The following are from one region of the Streptomyces changanensis genome:
- a CDS encoding CarD family transcriptional regulator, translating into MTFKVGDTVVYPHHGAALIEAIETRQIKGVDKTYLVLKVAQGDLTVRVPADNAEFVGVRDVVGQDGLDRVFEVLRAPYAEEPTNWSRRYKANLEKLASGDVIKVAEVVRDLWRRERERGLSAGEKRMLAKARQILVSELALAENTNEDKAEALLDEVLAS; encoded by the coding sequence ATGACGTTCAAGGTTGGCGACACCGTGGTCTATCCCCATCACGGGGCCGCGCTGATCGAGGCCATCGAAACTCGTCAGATCAAAGGCGTGGACAAGACCTACTTGGTGCTCAAGGTCGCCCAGGGCGACTTGACGGTACGTGTACCGGCGGACAACGCGGAGTTCGTCGGCGTGCGCGACGTCGTCGGTCAGGACGGGCTGGACCGGGTCTTCGAGGTGCTGCGCGCACCGTACGCCGAAGAGCCGACCAACTGGTCCCGACGCTACAAGGCAAATCTCGAGAAGCTCGCGTCCGGCGACGTCATCAAGGTCGCCGAAGTGGTGCGCGACCTGTGGCGCCGTGAGCGCGAGCGCGGTCTCTCCGCAGGAGAGAAGCGGATGCTCGCGAAGGCGCGTCAGATCCTGGTCAGCGAGCTCGCGCTCGCGGAGAACACCAACGAGGACAAGGCCGAGGCCCTGCTCGACGAGGTCCTCGCGTCCTGA